From the Pseudodesulfovibrio sp. S3 genome, the window GTCCAACCACATGAAGGTGGCGATGATCACCCGCTGTCCCACTTCGCCCTTATGGGCGGCTGCGCCGTTCAGGCATATCTCGCCCGGTGCGCCGGGAATGGCGTAAGTGGTGAGTCTTTCGCCGTTGTCTATGTTGTAGACGTCCACCTGTTCGTACGGCAGGATGCCCACCGTTTTCATCAGTTTGGTGTCAATGGACAGGCTGCCTCGGTACTCCAGGTTGGCGCAGGTTATGGCGGCACCGTGGATCTTGGCGCTCAAAAAGCATCTTTTGGCCACTAGGATTACACCCCTATCAATATGTTGTCTATGAGCCGGGCCTTGCCAAGGCGTATTGCCACGGCAGTCAGCGCAGACTTCGTTATCGTTTTCACCGGCTGAATGGAGTCCGGGTCCACGATCTCTATGTAATCCACTTTGCCCATGGGCAGGGTGGACGCATACTCGGTCTCAAGGAGCCGCTTCAAGGTCGCGCAGTCCCGTTCATCCGCGGCTTTTTCAGCCAAGAGCAGGAGCCCCTTGCGGATGGCCGGTGCCGCCGCCCTTTCGGTGGCCGTCAGGTAGGCGTTGCGTGAACTGAGGGCCAGCCCGTCGGCTTCACGGACAATGGGGTGGCCGATGAGCCGGATGGGTATGTTCAGGTCGCGGACCATGCGTCTGAGGATGGCAAACTGTTGCCAGTCCTTCTGGCCGAATACGGCCACGTCGGCCTGGGTGAGCATGAACAGCTTTGTCACCACCGTGCACACGCCCCGGAAGTGGATGGGCCGGGAAGCCCCGCAAAGGTGGGCGCCCAGTTCGGGCACTTCCACCCAGGTGGCGTGGTCCGGCGCGTACATGGCGTCCGGTCCTGGCGCAAAGAGCAGGTCGCTCCCGTGGGCTTCGGCTTTCCGGCAATCGCCCTCGAAATCGTTCGGATAGTTGGACAGGTCTTCGTTCTCGCCGAATTGTGTAGGGTTGACGAACAGGGTCGTGACCAGTCTGTCGCACTCAGGGCGTGCCTTGTCCAGGAGGGCCATGTGCCCTTCGTGAAGAAAGCCCATTGTCGGCACCAGGCCTATGGTCAGGCCCTGGTCTCGCCACTTCAGGCATTGCTGCTGTAATTCTTTGGGGTCGGTGATGATATGCATTTTGTGTCTCAATCTGGTGAACACCTGACAGATTTGAAAGGGGGAGTCAAACAAAATGTTTATATCTGGATGTATTGATATAGTTGTTGACTCCACCCGAATCAAGGTGAGCGGACAGCGCTATCCTTCTTCGTCCGGGACGAACCGCAGCAGCTCTCCCGGTTGGCAGTCCAGCGTTCGACAAATGGCGTCCAGCGTGGAAAAGCGGATGGCCCTGGCCTTGCCTGTCTTGAGGATGGACAGGTTCTGTTGGGTTATTCCGATATCCTGCGCCAACTGTTTGGAACTGATTTTCCGCTGGGCAAGTACGACGTCAAGATCGATGATTATGGGCATGTCACTTCCTTTTCTAGACGGTAAGGTCGTCATTCTCACGCAGTTTGCGGCCCTCTTCCATGATCCAGCTCACGAGAATGATAATGGCGGCCGTTATGATCTTCTCCAGGTCATTCAGGTCAAGCGAGATTGACAGCAACCGTTCACCTGGTTGGTTGTGCATGGTCAGTACCCAACTCAACAGGAGTTGATAAATGGGCAATGTGACAACACTGGCAACCATGGTCCAGCCCGTTCTGGATATATAGCTGACTGAGGATTGCGTGAAGACCTCTCCACGGGCGAAACAACCGAACAGACATATCAGCCACCAGGTGGCAATCATGCCGATGCCTACCGGGATCATGGTGACGGACAGTCCGAGGATACGGGCCTCCCAGGGGAGTGGAACGGTCAGGGCGAGCTCTCCGTCGGTCAACAGGTCGTCACCGAGAAACTGGAAGGTCATCCCGGACTGGGCGTCACCCATCAGGATTTCACCGCCGGACAACCAGATGAGGCCCACGATCAGTGGACTGGCGATGAGAACGACGACAAGAATGGAACGGATAACTCTCGACAGGCTTTGAATACGATTTTTCATGATTTACCTCCTTGGGTATGCAGCTTTTTGCAGTAGATATTTATTGTTTGTCAATAATTTTTTATTGGTAAGCGGTGTTTTTGAAGACGTTTACGTCGTGCCAGGGCTGCCGCCTGAACCCGTGAAGCGGCTTTGGCCCGGAACGGGGAAGGGGAATGATCCCGGATCACCCGGAAATACATGCCGAATCCGAACTTTGTGTTTGAGAAAAAAAGAGGGGCGTTGTACGCTCCCGTTCATGAGGACAAATAAGGACATTTTTGCGGACGGGACCATTTCGCTCACTCCACAGGAGTTGATCGATTTCGAGCATACCATTAAGGATTGCATTGGGGAATTTCTTCCCTTTACCTCATACAGTCTGTTTTTTCCGAGAGAGAAATACGCGGACATTCCCGATCCGGAATTCCGGGCAGAAGACCGCGAGTTGGTCCTGCCGCTGGTTTTCCAGGGGGAGATGCTCTGCTATTTCATCGCCAAGGGTGTCAGACTCAAGGCGCCGGCCACGGCACCGAAATACATCATGGCCCTGGCCAGTTCCGTGCTGGAGAAGCTCGCCCTGTACAAGAGGGCGATCACCGATTCCCTGACCGGCCTCTATTCGCGCAACTTCTTTTTCAGTGAGTTGGAGCAGGCCATCGAGCAGGTGCAGGGATGTCTGGCCGCCGGGAGTTGTCGTGCCGGTGGCGACCCGCGCGAGCAGGACATGGCCTTTTCCGGTACGTTCGGAGTCCTTTTCCTTGATCTCGATACCTTTCAGCCTCTCAATGAACGATAC encodes:
- a CDS encoding DUF2975 domain-containing protein, with translation MKNRIQSLSRVIRSILVVVLIASPLIVGLIWLSGGEILMGDAQSGMTFQFLGDDLLTDGELALTVPLPWEARILGLSVTMIPVGIGMIATWWLICLFGCFARGEVFTQSSVSYISRTGWTMVASVVTLPIYQLLLSWVLTMHNQPGERLLSISLDLNDLEKIITAAIIILVSWIMEEGRKLRENDDLTV
- a CDS encoding helix-turn-helix transcriptional regulator, which codes for MPIIIDLDVVLAQRKISSKQLAQDIGITQQNLSILKTGKARAIRFSTLDAICRTLDCQPGELLRFVPDEEG
- the panD gene encoding aspartate 1-decarboxylase, with protein sequence MAKRCFLSAKIHGAAITCANLEYRGSLSIDTKLMKTVGILPYEQVDVYNIDNGERLTTYAIPGAPGEICLNGAAAHKGEVGQRVIIATFMWLDENEAKTRKPRVVVAGKNNTIDEILECDLNPDF
- the panC gene encoding pantoate--beta-alanine ligase, with the translated sequence MHIITDPKELQQQCLKWRDQGLTIGLVPTMGFLHEGHMALLDKARPECDRLVTTLFVNPTQFGENEDLSNYPNDFEGDCRKAEAHGSDLLFAPGPDAMYAPDHATWVEVPELGAHLCGASRPIHFRGVCTVVTKLFMLTQADVAVFGQKDWQQFAILRRMVRDLNIPIRLIGHPIVREADGLALSSRNAYLTATERAAAPAIRKGLLLLAEKAADERDCATLKRLLETEYASTLPMGKVDYIEIVDPDSIQPVKTITKSALTAVAIRLGKARLIDNILIGV